A region from the Candidatus Margulisiibacteriota bacterium genome encodes:
- a CDS encoding nucleotide exchange factor GrpE produces MNPTGENNQENENTSESNEKEKVIIHENPGENVAMTSEPELKEKPEEVNKIIEEMPELTKEKEVEEKNKVIEEQKDKYLRLLAEFDNFKKRKEEEKINLLKSANEKLLKEFLTVLDSFDQAFLNIDEKTKNESVTKGLELIHKQVENFITKHHIEPIEAVGTKFDPHVHNAVMEEDSDKYEPGVVTKELQKGYLFHGKVLRPTMAIVSKEK; encoded by the coding sequence ATGAATCCAACAGGTGAAAACAACCAAGAAAATGAGAACACGTCGGAATCCAATGAAAAGGAAAAAGTAATAATCCATGAAAATCCGGGAGAGAATGTCGCTATGACATCAGAACCTGAACTTAAGGAAAAACCCGAAGAAGTTAACAAAATAATTGAGGAAATGCCCGAGCTGACAAAAGAGAAAGAAGTTGAAGAAAAAAACAAAGTAATAGAGGAACAAAAAGATAAATATTTACGGCTACTCGCAGAATTTGATAATTTCAAAAAAAGAAAAGAAGAAGAAAAAATAAATCTACTTAAATCAGCGAATGAAAAGCTACTCAAGGAATTCCTTACAGTGCTTGATAGTTTTGATCAAGCTTTTTTGAATATCGATGAAAAGACAAAAAATGAAAGCGTTACAAAAGGACTTGAATTAATCCACAAACAAGTGGAAAATTTCATCACCAAACACCATATTGAGCCAATAGAAGCGGTAGGAACAAAGTTTGATCCGCACGTTCATAATGCAGTAATGGAAGAAGACTCAGATAAGTATGAGCCGGGAGTTGTCACTAAAGAATTGCAAAAAGGATATTTGTTTCACGGTAAAGTATTAAGGCCTACCATGGCTATAGTTTCCAAAGAAAAATAA
- a CDS encoding molecular chaperone DnaK: MGKVIGIDLGTTNSCVAVMEGGEATVITNAEGGRTTPSIVAFTKTGERLVGQVAKRQAVTNPHNTIFSIKRFMGRKENEVREEEKIVPYKIVNGKNGDAVVDIQGKHYAPPEISAMILQKMKSDAEAYLGEKVTQAVITVPAYFNDSQRQATKDAGRIAGLEVLRIINEPTAAALAYGIDKKKKEEKIAVYDFGGGTFDISILELGEGVFEVLSTNGDTHLGGDNIDSKIIEWLVTEFKKEQGIDLSKDTMALQRLKEASEKAKIELSSTQQTEINLPFITADSSGPKHLNYNLTRAKFNQMIEDFVRRSIEPCKIAIKDAGLSVNEIDEVILVGGTTRIPYIQEKVKEVFGKEPNKSVNPDEVVALGAAIQAGVLAGDVKDVVLLDVTPLSLGIETLGGVFTKLLEKNTTIPTKKSQVFSTAADGQTSVDIHVLQGERAMAGDNRTLGRFQLTSIPPAPRGIPQIEVTFDIDANGIVHVSAKDKGTGKEQKITITASSGLNDTEIEKMRQDAESHEDEDKKRKELIEARNEADSLIYSAEKTIKDLGDKVDTATKDSINGDISELRKAMDSDDKDKIKAGIEKLQQEIYNVSSKMYEQQGQEGPQQGTGEETEQQQKADDDNVVDAEVVDDDKK, from the coding sequence ATGGGAAAAGTAATAGGTATAGATTTAGGAACAACAAATTCGTGCGTAGCTGTTATGGAGGGTGGCGAAGCAACTGTCATCACTAATGCAGAAGGAGGAAGAACGACACCTTCAATTGTTGCCTTTACCAAAACAGGAGAAAGGTTAGTTGGACAAGTTGCTAAAAGACAGGCAGTTACCAACCCCCACAATACGATATTTTCTATTAAGCGTTTTATGGGGCGTAAAGAAAACGAAGTAAGAGAAGAAGAGAAAATTGTCCCGTACAAAATTGTTAATGGCAAGAATGGAGACGCAGTTGTCGATATTCAGGGAAAACATTATGCTCCTCCTGAAATATCAGCAATGATCCTCCAGAAAATGAAATCAGACGCTGAAGCCTACTTAGGAGAAAAAGTAACCCAGGCAGTTATCACTGTCCCGGCATATTTCAATGACAGCCAACGACAAGCAACCAAAGATGCCGGAAGGATAGCAGGACTCGAAGTTCTAAGAATTATTAACGAACCGACAGCGGCCGCATTAGCATATGGAATAGACAAAAAGAAAAAGGAAGAAAAAATTGCTGTCTATGACTTCGGCGGCGGTACCTTTGACATCTCTATCCTAGAATTGGGAGAAGGTGTATTCGAAGTTCTTTCAACCAATGGCGATACCCACCTGGGCGGAGATAACATTGATTCTAAAATTATTGAGTGGCTAGTTACTGAGTTTAAAAAAGAGCAGGGAATCGACCTCTCAAAGGACACAATGGCACTCCAACGATTAAAAGAAGCTTCCGAAAAAGCAAAAATCGAACTTTCTTCAACACAGCAGACAGAAATCAACTTACCGTTCATTACAGCAGACAGCAGCGGACCGAAACATCTTAATTATAATCTCACGAGAGCTAAGTTTAATCAGATGATCGAAGATTTCGTAAGACGCTCGATCGAGCCCTGCAAAATCGCAATTAAGGATGCCGGACTATCAGTGAATGAAATCGATGAAGTAATTCTCGTGGGAGGCACAACAAGAATTCCTTATATCCAGGAAAAAGTGAAAGAAGTGTTTGGCAAAGAACCAAACAAAAGCGTTAACCCAGATGAAGTTGTTGCCTTAGGAGCCGCAATTCAAGCCGGAGTTCTTGCCGGAGATGTAAAAGATGTCGTACTTCTTGACGTCACACCGCTTTCACTAGGAATAGAGACTCTTGGCGGTGTTTTTACAAAACTGCTCGAGAAAAACACGACGATACCAACAAAGAAAAGCCAGGTATTCTCGACTGCGGCAGACGGACAGACTTCAGTCGATATTCACGTTCTTCAAGGTGAAAGAGCCATGGCTGGTGACAATAGAACGCTTGGAAGATTCCAGTTGACTTCCATCCCGCCAGCACCAAGAGGAATTCCGCAGATAGAGGTTACTTTCGATATCGACGCAAACGGGATTGTTCACGTTTCTGCAAAAGATAAGGGAACAGGAAAAGAACAGAAAATAACCATAACTGCATCTTCAGGATTAAATGACACTGAAATAGAAAAGATGAGGCAAGATGCCGAATCACATGAAGATGAAGACAAGAAAAGAAAAGAACTGATTGAGGCACGTAATGAAGCCGATTCACTCATATACTCTGCTGAAAAAACAATAAAAGACCTCGGAGACAAAGTTGATACAGCGACAAAAGATTCTATCAACGGTGATATTAGTGAACTTAGAAAAGCTATGGATTCCGATGATAAAGACAAAATTAAAGCTGGAATAGAAAAACTGCAGCAAGAGATATATAACGTCTCGTCAAAAATGTATGAACAACAAGGGCAAGAAGGCCCGCAACAAGGCACTGGAGAAGAAACAGAACAGCAACAGAAAGCAGATGACGATAATGTTGTCGACGCAGAAGTCGTCGATGATGATAAAAAATAA
- the dnaJ gene encoding molecular chaperone DnaJ — MAKTDYYEVLGIPKDASESDIKKAYRKLARQFHPDVNKSPDSSHKFKEINEAYETLADPKKRSQYDQYGHVDESAGQGFGGGYGGFEGFGGFEDIFESFFGGTSARRTRRETGPRRGDDLRYDLSITLEEAATGIEREIDIFNYQTCATCAGSGARPGTKQATCPTCGGSGEVQQVQRTILGSFTQVTTCPNCGGKGKVISNPCATCGGSGREKKKQTVKVRIPAGVDTGAKLRVSGAGNTGANGGPPGDLYIFISVKTHPVFAREGDDISTSVKISFAQAALGDEIEVPTLSGPVGLKVPPGTQSHTTFRIKGKGIPHLHARGIGDEHVLVKIVTPTYLNQEESDIMEYFAHLQGVNLKKQKNTKLFEKIKKALKDQFGVAIF; from the coding sequence ATGGCAAAGACTGATTATTACGAAGTACTGGGTATCCCAAAAGATGCATCAGAAAGTGATATAAAAAAAGCTTACCGGAAATTAGCCCGGCAATTCCATCCTGATGTCAATAAAAGCCCAGATTCCAGCCACAAATTCAAAGAAATCAATGAGGCCTACGAAACACTAGCTGACCCGAAAAAAAGATCTCAATATGACCAATACGGTCACGTTGACGAGTCGGCGGGACAAGGGTTCGGGGGCGGTTATGGTGGGTTCGAAGGATTTGGCGGATTCGAAGATATTTTTGAGTCATTTTTTGGAGGTACTTCTGCTAGAAGAACAAGGAGAGAGACCGGACCTCGCAGAGGCGATGATCTTCGTTACGACTTATCAATAACACTCGAAGAGGCAGCAACAGGAATCGAAAGAGAAATCGACATCTTCAATTATCAAACCTGCGCAACCTGCGCCGGATCAGGTGCTCGTCCGGGAACGAAACAAGCTACCTGCCCTACCTGCGGCGGCTCAGGCGAAGTTCAGCAAGTACAAAGAACTATTCTCGGAAGTTTTACGCAGGTAACAACCTGCCCGAACTGCGGTGGAAAGGGGAAAGTAATTTCCAATCCCTGCGCTACATGTGGAGGTTCTGGGCGCGAAAAGAAAAAACAGACAGTTAAGGTCAGGATCCCAGCGGGAGTCGATACAGGAGCAAAATTGCGGGTAAGCGGAGCCGGAAATACCGGTGCAAACGGAGGACCTCCGGGAGACCTGTATATTTTTATCTCGGTGAAAACTCATCCGGTATTTGCCCGTGAGGGTGATGATATCAGTACTTCAGTAAAAATCTCCTTTGCACAAGCTGCGTTAGGCGATGAAATTGAAGTCCCAACTTTAAGTGGTCCGGTTGGACTTAAAGTCCCGCCTGGAACCCAATCCCACACTACATTCAGGATAAAAGGAAAAGGCATCCCCCATTTACATGCCCGAGGCATCGGGGATGAACATGTGCTCGTTAAAATTGTTACACCAACATACCTTAATCAAGAAGAAAGTGATATCATGGAATATTTTGCCCATTTGCAAGGGGTTAACTTAAAAAAACAAAAGAACACCAAATTATTTGAAAAAATCAAAAAAGCGTTAAAAGACCAATTTGGGGTTGCAATATTTTAA